Proteins encoded together in one Venturia canescens isolate UGA chromosome 10, ASM1945775v1, whole genome shotgun sequence window:
- the LOC122417034 gene encoding uncharacterized protein, with product MAVATFDTEHFISQVKKHPAIYDVNCLQYVDRAARNNAWFEVCTAVTPDWNHLTDEERKIEEKSLRSKWRNIRDYFMKEVKATKKTGRGRKRKRSSFYSHLLFLMPSVKKRGNRGNKNSKSQQMKNEILITDDIEIVTTPEVNGYTLADVALGSHDEHGGDHYQHESAVCEASIASFETEMPVDVLNTSQTNQNRDFISDDDYDKMFLLSLLPSLRQIPEHMKLHVRIQMQQILASAFHTNNHHAGQ from the exons ATGGCGGTCGCAACGTTTGACACGGAACATTTCATCAGTCAAGTAAAAAAGCACCCGGCTATATACGACGTGAATTGTTTACAATACGTCGATCGGGCGGCCAGGAATAACGCTTGGTTCGAGGTGTGCACAGCAGTCACACCGGACTGGAATCATTTGACGGACGAGGAAAGAAAGATCGAAG AGAAAAGTTTGCGCAGCAAATGGCGAAATATTAGGGACTATTTTATGAAGGAAGTCAAGGCCACGAAAAAAACTGGACGTGGAAGAAAGCGCAAACGATCCTCGTTTTACAGCCATCTTCTATTTCTCATGCCAAGCGTCAAGAAACG aggtaatagaggaaataaaaactcgaaaagccagcaaatgaaaaacgaaatattgatAACGGACGATATTGAGATCGTCACTACGCCCGAAGTCAACGGGTACACGCTGGCCGATGTGGCGCTCGGATCGCACGACGAGCACGGTGGGGATCATTATCAACACGAATCGGCTGTTTGCGAAGCCTCGATCGCCTCCTTCGAGACGGAAATGCCAGTGGATGTTTTGAACACATCGCAAACGAACCAAAACCGAGATTTCATCTCTGACGACGATTACGATAAAATGTTTTTGCTCTCGTTGCTACCTTCTCTAAGACAAATACCCGAACATATGAAACTACACGTGAGAATACAGATGCAGCAAATCCTCGCATCGGCGTTTCACACCAACAATCATCACGCCGGTCAATAA
- the LOC122417035 gene encoding fatty acid-binding protein, muscle-like isoform X2 → MSLAEFYGKKYKLASSDKFDEMMKALGVGLVTRKMGASVSPTVELTENDGVYTLKTLSTFKNSEIKFKLGEEFDEETPDGRTVKSTVTIDGNKMIHVQKGDKETLIEREYGPTEMKATMKVDDIVCTRIYKLQE, encoded by the exons aTGTCACTCGCTGAATTTTATGGAAAGAAATACAAGCTCGCGAGCAGCGATAAATTCGACGAGATGATGAAGGCTCTCG GCGTTGGTCTGGTGACCCGGAAAATGGGAGCGAGTGTGAGTCCCACGGTCGAGCTGACGGAAAACGACGGTGTCTACACCTTGAAAACCCTCAGCACCTTTAAAAATTCCGAAATTAAATTCAAACTCGGTGAAGAATTCGACGAGGAGACGCCCGACGGCCGCACAGTAAAGAGCACCGTCACCATTGACGGCAACAAAATGATTCACGTGCAAAAGGGCGACAAGGAGACGCTGATCGAGCGAGAATACGGTCCCACGGAAATGAAGGCT ACGATGAAAGTCGACGACATCGTCTGCACCAGGATTTACAAGCTGCAAGAATAA
- the LOC122417035 gene encoding fatty acid-binding protein, muscle-like isoform X1, with protein sequence MSLRNAMASAMASFLGKHYKLASSDKFDEAMKALGVGLVTRKMGASVSPTVELTENDGVYTLKTLSTFKNSEIKFKLGEEFDEETPDGRTVKSTVTIDGNKMIHVQKGDKETLIEREYGPTEMKATMKVDDIVCTRIYKLQE encoded by the exons ATGAGTCTGAGAAACGCAATGGCGAGTGCGATGGCGAGCTTTTTAGGAAAGCATTATAAGCTGGCGAGTAGTGATAAATTCGATGAAGCTATGAAGGCTCTAG GCGTTGGTCTGGTGACCCGGAAAATGGGAGCGAGTGTGAGTCCCACGGTCGAGCTGACGGAAAACGACGGTGTCTACACCTTGAAAACCCTCAGCACCTTTAAAAATTCCGAAATTAAATTCAAACTCGGTGAAGAATTCGACGAGGAGACGCCCGACGGCCGCACAGTAAAGAGCACCGTCACCATTGACGGCAACAAAATGATTCACGTGCAAAAGGGCGACAAGGAGACGCTGATCGAGCGAGAATACGGTCCCACGGAAATGAAGGCT ACGATGAAAGTCGACGACATCGTCTGCACCAGGATTTACAAGCTGCAAGAATAA
- the l(3)87Df gene encoding cytochrome c oxidase assembly protein COX20, mitochondrial, producing MADEENELDRPVIVFGRDLRKIPCARDSLLYGIGSGLGGGLIVFMLTSKPRYAAHSMMGIFSCVTLSWFVVCRHRWATQKFNMGQIFSATRDQLRDDHPVKTGEKEKDIELVNV from the coding sequence ATGGCGGACGAGGAGAACGAGCTGGACCGGCCTGTGATTGTGTTTGGGCGAGACCTTCGAAAAATTCCGTGCGCCAGAGACAGTTTGCTATACGGTATCGGGAGCGGTTTAGGCGGTGGATTGATAGTCTTTATGTTGACGAGCAAACCTCGATACGCGGCTCACAGTATGATGGGAATATTCAGCTGCGTTACCCTGAGTTGGTTCGTCGTGTGTCGTCACAGATGGGCAACTCAAAAATTCAACATGGGCCAGATCTTTTCGGCTACGAGGGATCAACTGCGAGATGACCATCCTGTTAAAACtggtgaaaaagaaaaggacaTTGAATTAGTCAATGTCTAG